The Physeter macrocephalus isolate SW-GA chromosome 13, ASM283717v5, whole genome shotgun sequence genome window below encodes:
- the LOC102984534 gene encoding protein MIX23-like: MSNVAQSSRLLVSNNFYATSLKNGTKQQRKQKQKQTSHSLVNCEEFAEFQELLKVMRTIDDRIVHELNTTVPTASFAGKIDASQNCKQLYESLMAAHASRDRVIKNCIAQTSSAVKQLREEREKNLDNLTLLKQLRKEQTKLKWMQSELNVEEVVNDRSWKVFNERCRIHFKPPKNE, from the exons ATGTCTAATGTAGCCCAGAGTTCAC GCCTTTTGGTTTCAAATAATTTCTATGCTACTTCTCTCAAAAATGgtacaaaacaacaaagaaaacaaaaacagaaacaaacttcaCATTCACTGGTGAACTGTGAGGAGTTCGCCGAGTTCCAGGAATTACTCAAGGTGATGAGGACGATTGATGACAGAATAGTACATGAATTAAACACTACGGTTCCAACAGCTTCCTTTGCAGGGAAAATTGATGCCAGCCAAAACTGTAAACAACTTTATGAGTCTTTGATGGCGGCTCATGCCAGTAGGGACCGAGTCATAAAAAACTGTATAGCTCAGACCTCATCAGCAGTAAAACAGCTccgagaagagagagaaaagaatttggACAATTTAACATTATTAAAGCAACTTAGAAAAGAACAGACAAAGTTGAAATGGATGCAGTCAGAACTGAATGTTGAAGAAGTGGTAAATGACAGGAGCTGGAAGGTGTTTAATGAACGCTGCCGAATTCACTTCAAGCCtccaaagaatgaataa